The Terriglobales bacterium genome window below encodes:
- a CDS encoding DUF2059 domain-containing protein — MKTFSAVLLLLLLGVLPAQTLWSQAAAPAPAAQASGTANDQSKIDPAKEADIRRLLEIVGVKTLAAQMMNQMMESMRPVLSNSLPAGDYRDKLIDLFLAKFRSKTDTQELVDLAVPIYDKHLSHEEIKGLIQFYQSPLGKKALTELPQMTSELQTEGRKWGQTLGHDSMQEVLAEHPDLAAALESAGKSAQH, encoded by the coding sequence ATGAAGACCTTTTCCGCTGTATTGTTGTTGCTCCTCTTGGGCGTATTGCCTGCACAGACCCTCTGGTCGCAGGCCGCTGCTCCGGCGCCCGCGGCGCAGGCATCCGGCACTGCTAATGATCAATCGAAGATCGACCCGGCCAAAGAAGCCGACATTCGCCGGCTTCTGGAGATCGTAGGAGTCAAAACGCTCGCGGCACAAATGATGAACCAAATGATGGAGAGTATGAGACCTGTGCTTTCCAATTCTCTTCCAGCGGGCGACTACCGGGACAAGTTGATTGATCTTTTCCTGGCAAAATTCCGCTCCAAAACAGATACGCAGGAACTGGTGGATCTGGCGGTGCCGATTTACGACAAGCATCTTTCCCATGAAGAAATCAAAGGCTTGATCCAGTTCTACCAAAGTCCTCTCGGCAAGAAAGCGCTTACCGAGCTTCCCCAAATGACGTCAGAGCTGCAGACCGAGGGCAGGAAATGGGGACAGACCCTGGGACACGACTCGATGCAAGAAGTTCTCGCCGAGCATCCTGATCTGGCGGCGGCACTGGAGTCGGCGGGAAAATCTGCCCAGCACTAG